One Moorella sp. E308F genomic region harbors:
- a CDS encoding M16 family metallopeptidase — protein MYQKNILDNGIRVVSEEVPFANSIALGVWVRTGSRNEDETNQGVSHFLEHLLFKGTTRRTARQIAEELEAVGGIINAFTTKEYTCFYTRVLAEHLDLAIDVLSDMLFNSLLAVEDIEKEKKVILEEIKMYEDSPDELVHDLFAQTIWPGHPLGRAILGTYETVTNLNRDIIYRYYKEQYNSANIVLAAAGKFNTAELVAKLQATFGLKTCPGKQGEYLPPKSRPRVSINIKDTEQVQICLGVPGLPQDDAAIYALQALNNILGGGLSSRLFQIIREEQALAYSVYSYHAGFSDSGLFTVYAGTSPDNYLQVIALILEEIASLKNKGITAQELKRTKDQIRGNLLLAQENVNHRMSRLGKTELTFGRVITAEEVIERLNEVTEDDVQAIARRIFQPEYLSLTTLGPEVEPLDLAECARRAGI, from the coding sequence ATGTACCAAAAAAATATCCTGGATAACGGCATCCGGGTGGTAAGCGAAGAGGTTCCCTTTGCCAATTCCATAGCCCTGGGGGTATGGGTGCGTACCGGTTCCCGCAATGAAGACGAAACCAACCAGGGTGTTTCCCATTTTCTGGAGCACCTGTTGTTTAAAGGGACAACCAGGCGGACGGCCCGGCAGATAGCCGAGGAACTGGAAGCAGTCGGGGGGATAATCAACGCCTTTACAACCAAGGAATATACCTGCTTTTACACCCGGGTGCTGGCCGAACACCTGGACCTGGCCATAGACGTTTTGAGCGACATGCTTTTTAACTCCCTCCTGGCCGTCGAGGACATCGAAAAAGAGAAAAAGGTCATCCTGGAAGAAATCAAGATGTACGAGGATTCCCCCGACGAACTGGTCCATGATCTCTTTGCCCAGACCATCTGGCCCGGGCATCCCCTGGGCAGGGCCATTCTTGGTACTTATGAAACAGTAACCAATTTAAACCGCGATATCATTTACCGCTACTACAAGGAACAGTATAACAGTGCCAACATTGTCCTGGCGGCAGCCGGGAAATTTAACACCGCTGAACTGGTCGCCAAACTGCAGGCGACCTTCGGCCTTAAAACCTGCCCCGGCAAGCAGGGGGAATACCTACCCCCAAAAAGCCGGCCCAGGGTTAGCATTAACATTAAAGACACGGAACAAGTGCAGATCTGCCTGGGGGTTCCGGGGCTGCCCCAGGATGATGCAGCCATTTATGCCCTCCAGGCTCTGAACAATATCCTGGGTGGGGGTCTGAGCTCCCGCCTGTTCCAAATTATCCGCGAAGAACAGGCCCTAGCCTATTCCGTATACTCGTACCATGCTGGTTTCAGCGACAGCGGCCTGTTTACCGTTTATGCCGGTACCAGCCCGGACAATTACCTCCAGGTAATAGCCTTGATTTTGGAAGAAATCGCTTCCTTAAAAAACAAAGGGATAACGGCACAAGAATTGAAGCGAACCAAGGACCAGATCCGCGGCAATTTGCTCCTTGCTCAAGAGAATGTCAACCATCGCATGAGCCGGCTGGGCAAGACGGAACTCACCTTTGGCCGGGTAATTACGGCGGAAGAAGTAATCGAGCGGTTAAATGAGGTAACTGAAGATGACGTCCAGGCCATCGCCAGGCGTATCTTCCAGCCGGAATACTTATCCCTGACCACCCTGGGGCCGGAAGTCGAACCCCTGGACCTGGCCGAGTGCGCCCGCCGGGCCGGGATATAG